TCCTCGCCGAGGGCCGCTCGATCGCCGAGGACCGGCTGTACCGGATGGTGAGCGAGCACGGGCTGCCCGACCCGGTCTGGAACGTCGATCTGCGCCTGCCCGGCGGCCCGCACCTCGGCGGCGTGGACGCGTACTGGCCCGACCAGGCGGTGGCGGTGGAGCTGGACACCCGTGCGCCCCGCCAAGGCCATCGGCAGGACGACGACGAGCTGTGGTCGGAGTACGCCCGCAAGCGCGAGCACCTGGAGCGGCTGGGGATCACGGTCGTGTACATCACCCCGAAGAAGCTCAGGGACGCGCGGGAACAGCAGGCCACGGTGGTCCGTACGGCGCTGATGGCGTCCGTCGACCGCGACCCGGCCGCCTATGTCGTGGTGCTCCCCCGGTAGTGACGGACCGGGAGGCATCAGGAGGGCCGCGGAGGGCCCTCAGGAGGGGAGAGGAGGGGCCACCGGACCGATTCCGGTGGCCCCTCCTCACGTATGGCACCTGCCGAAAGTTCACCCGGACGGGTGAGTCCGGCGGGCGGTGGGTGATCGGGGCACAGTACATGGGACGTATGCGACATTCTCGGACGGTGACGTGTTCGTCCGCTCTGCTGCTCGCCGCGGCCTGCGTCTTCGCCTCCCCCGCCACGGCCCAAGGGGTGCCCCGGGCCGCGGCCGCGGGCTATGTGGCCCTCGGCGACTCCTACTCCACCGGCGTCGGCGCCGGTGACTATCTCCCCGGCCGCAAGAGCTGCAAGCGCAGCAGCCGGGCGTACCCCGTGCTGTGGGCCGCGGCGCACGGGGCGACGGCCTTCGCCTTCCCCGCGTGCAACGGCGCCGGGGCCGACGACGTCCTGACCGGCCAGCTCGGCCCGCTCGGCCCCCGTACCCGGCTGGTCACGCTCACCGTCGGCGGCAGTGACGCGGGCTTCGCCGCCGTCATGACCAGCTGCGACCTGGGCGGCACCAGCCGCTGCCTGTCCGCCGTCACCCGCGCCCTCTCGACCATGGACGGGCCGCTCGTGCGCAGCCTGGACCGGCTCTACTCGGCCATCAGGGACCGGGCGCCCGCCGCCCGCGTCGTGGTGCTCGGCTATCCCCACCTGTACCAGCTCGACGGAGGCTGCGAGGCCGGCCTTCAGGACCGGGCGCGTGCCGCCGTGAACGCCGGTGTGGATCATCTCGACGCGGTGATCGCGCGGCGCGCCGCCGACCACGGGTTCACCTACGCCGACGTCAGGGCCGACTTCGCCGGACACGAGATCTGCTCCCGCAGCCCCTGGATGCGCGGCGTCGACGTGCTGGCCCCCACCGAGTCGTACCACCCGACGGCCCCGGGACAGGCGCGCGGCTACCTCCCGGCCCTCGACCGGGTCTCCTGAACGGTCTCCTGAACCGGGGCGGTGCGCGCCACGGCGACCATGGCGGGGCCCGCTACAGCGACTCCGGGAGCGACGGCGCGCGGACGGCCTCCGCGTGCAGTCGGTCGAGCAGCGCCGCGTAGGCCGCGATCATCCGGGTGCGGCTGAAGCGCTCGCGGGCGGCCTCCAGGGCCGGGGCGAGATCCGCACGGCCCGCGATCGCGGCCGTCCAGGACAGGGCGATCGCGCCCGGGTCCGGCGGGGTGACGAAGCCGAGCCCGGTGACGATGGCCGCGCTGTCGCCGACGTCGGTGGTCACCGGGACCGCGCCGCACATCATTCCCTCGATCAGGCACAGCGGCGCCGCTTCCCCGGCGACGGAGGTCAGGGCGACGACGTCGGCGGCGGCGTACACGGCCGGCATGTCGTGCCGTACGCCGAGCAGATGCACCCGGTCGGCGAGGCCCGGCTCGTCCGCGAAGGCGTCGGCGAGGTCGGCGCGCAGCCCGGAGTTGCCCGGCGTCATCCCCGCCCCGCACATCACGACGTGCCCGCCACCCTCGCGGGCGAGCCAGGCGCGGGCCGCGCGCAGCAGCAGGGGGACGTTCTTCATCTCCGCGTACCGGGCCGCGAAGACGACCACGGGCGCCCGGTCGGCGATCCCGAGCGAGGCGCGGAAGGCGAGCCGGGCCGCCGGGTCGGGGCGGAACCGGAGCAGGTCGACGCCGTTGGGGATGACGTGCAGCAGCCGGGCCGGGATGCCGGCGGCCTCGTAGGCGGCCCGCGTGGACTCGGCGCAGCACACGCACGCGGCCACCGTGCCGTCGGCGATGGCGGCCTTCAGCTCGTCCAGCGCGGGACCCTGGTTCTCCGGGTCGGAGCGGTGCAGGGCGACCACGACCGGGCGGCGGGGCAGGCCGGCCTGGTTCAGCAGGGCCAGCGGCTGCTCCTTCAGCGAGAGGATCACATCCGCCGCGGCCATCGCCCGCGCGGTTTCGGCCAGCTCGGGCCCGCTGAAAACGTTCGCCGCGAGCGCCCCGTCCACCAGGCCCGCGCTGCGGCCGAGCGAGGTGACACCGATGCCGCCGGCGGTCAGCTCCCGGTAGCAGTGGTCGTCCTCCATGCGCTGCCGGGTGGCCTCGCGCAGGACTTCGCCATGGATGCTGAGGACGTGGTGGGACTGGCCGCCCTCGGCCAGTCCCCGTACGACGTCGGTGTGCACGATCCGGGCTCCTCCGGAGAAGAAGCCCTCGTAGACCGAGAGCACACGCAGCTCGTGTGTCGCGCGCACACGACCTCCCGCCTTGCATAAATGATCGAGAAGATCGAGCCATCCCCGTGAACAGCGGGTTAGCCGATATGAGGCGGTACGGACATTGCGTACGCGTTAACACGAAACGACGCGTATGAAACGGTGGCTAACAGAATTCCCCTTCGATCACCGGCTGCATGTCCCCGGCCCAGTCGCCGTTGAAGTTGAAGGCGATCGAGTGGCTGCCGTCGGCCGTCGTCATCGCCGTGGACCCGGACCCGTGGATGCCGCCGTTGTGACCCCACACGTGAACACCGCAGGTCAGCCGGGTGTCCATGAGGCCGAGGCCGTAGCGCGTGTCCGGGATGCCCGTGGCCTCGACGGTGGTCTTCATTTCCTTCAGCTGCTCGCGCGGCAGGAGCTTTCCGCCGAGCAGGGCGCCGTAGAAGCGGTCGAGGTCGGCGGAGTCGGAGATCATTTCGCCCGCGGAGGAGGCGAGGGACGGGTTGAGGGCCGTGACGTCGTACGTCGGTCCCTTCGGATCGCGGAACTTCGAGTAGGCGCGGCTGCTCGGCTGCGGGACGGTGACCTTCGTGCCGGGCAGGGACGTGCCCTTCAGATGCAGCGGCGCGATGACGCGGCGGTCGATCTCGGTGGCGTACGAGTGGCCTGTCACCTTCTCGATCACCATCCCGGCCACGACGTAGTTGGTGTTGGAGTACTTCCAGGACGTGCCCGGCGCGAAGTCCGGCTCGTGCCTCATCGCGAACGCCACCAGCTCACCCGGGGTGAAGGTGTCGTAGCGGTGCTGGAAGAAGCCGTCCACGGTGAAGACGGCCCGGCCGAAGTCCGCGTCGCTCGTGTAGTCGAAGATGCCGCTGGTGTGGTTCAGCAGCTGGCGGACGGTGATGTGCCGGCCGTCGTGACCGTGGCCGTGGACGACGCCGGGCAGCCACTTGTCCACGGTGTCGTCCAGGGACAGCCGGCCCTCCGCCTCCAGCTGGAGCAGTACGGTGGCGACGAAGGTCTTGGTGATGCTGCCGACCCGGTAACGGTCGGCGGTGGAGCGCGGCGCCCCCGTGCGAAGGTCGCCCACGCCGGCGGTCGTGGACCAGGTGCCGTGGGCCTCCCTCGCGGTGGCGGTCACCCCGGGCACCCCGGCCGCGACGGCCGCCTCGATCGCCTTGCGGGTCGCGGCGTGCCCACCGCCCGCGTGCCCACCGCCCTCCGAGGCGAAGGCCGCCGGAGCCGCCAGGGCCGCCGAGACGAGCAGAGCCGCGGCGCCCACCAGGGTCGTACGTACGCGCATGTCTTCCCCCAACCTGTGCTGGCACCTGTGGTGCAGGTGCGGTCGGGGGAAGAAACCCGCGCCGGATGCCCGAAGGTTGCTTATATGTAGTCCAGTTGAGTGACTTTCAGCCCTTCTTCAGTACCAGCTCCGTGTTCCGGGCGGCCGCGGCGCCCGCGAGGGCCTTGCTGGCGCCGGGGGCGTTGTAGGCCAGTTCGCGGTAGAGGGCGGCGAGGCCGGTCTGGGAGAGGTCGGCGAAGTCGGTGCGGTGCGGGGCGGCGGACTCGATCAGGGTGGTGAACAGGGAGACCGTGCCGTCCTTGTTGTCGACCAGCTCGATGATCCGGCCGAGGTGGGGGTAGTCGACGTGGGAGGCCGTGGAGATCTCCCAGAAGGAACGGCCGCCGGAGGCCGCCTTGTGCGGGGTGATGACGTTCTCGTGGACGTGGCCGTTCACCCAGGCCAGGACATTGGCGTGCGAGGACAGCAGCGAGATCACCGCGGCGCCTCCCACGCGCTTGTCGCCGGGGTGGGCCGGGTCGGGGCGGGTGTTGTCCATCGTCGTGCTGGTGTGGTGGCTGAAGACGACGGCGTAGGAGTCCTTGTGGTCCTTCAGCGTCTTGTCCAGCCACGCCAGCTGGGCGGCGCCGATGGAGCCGTTGGGCATGCCGCCCGGGTCGGTGGTGTCGAGGCTGATGCCGATGACGTCGCCGGAGATGCGGAAGGCGTAGTACTGGGTGCCCGCGTCGAGGTTCGCCGAGGAGTAGCCGTGGCCGGCCGGGCCGCGGCCCTGGTAGGCCGGGTCGAGGTGGGCCTTGAGGTAGTCGGCCGGGGTGTAGAGGACCCGCTTCTCGTCCGGGGTGACCGAGCGCATCGAGCGGGCGTGCGCCTTGAGCAGGTCGCGGTAGCCGGCGCCGTGCGGATCCGTGGCGTTGTGGATGGCGTCCTGGAGCTTCTTGGCCTCGGCGGCGGGGACGCTCATCAGCTTCTTGCCGCCGATGGCCGCCTCGGCGAGGTAGGGGTCGCCGTGGGCGCCGTAGCAGCCGAGCAGGAGGCTGTCGTGGTTGCCGACGGTGGAATACCAGGGCAGGTCCAGGCCGGGGCTCTGCACCTCGCGGATGGCGGCGGCCAGGAAGCCCTTCAGCTGCGGGAAGCCGAGCTGCTTGTCGTGGTCGCGGGCGGTGGACTCCGGCTGCCAGTACAGCTGCAGGCCGCTGTTCTGCACGCCCTCGTAGTGCCGGGGGTCCCCGGTGTTGGGGGTGATGCGGCCGCCGCTCATCACCTTCATGAACCACTCCAGTTCGGAGTGGGCGTTGTTGTCGGTGTTGTCGCCGGTGGTCATGACGAAGTGCAGCGGGGCTCCGGTGACGGGGGCGCCCTTCAGCGCGTTGACCCGCTCGACGATCGAGACGGCGCCCTGCACGGTCAGCGCCTCGTGCGGGCGCCAGGCGTGCACGGAGTTGGAGCGCAGGAACTCCCCGCGCAGCGGATGCTGGACGTCCTGCAGGTGCAGGTCGGTGAGCTGTACGAACGCGGCGAGGGTGGTCCGGCGGCCCGCGCGCCCGGACTTGGGCGTGGCCAGCTCGCCACGCACGACCCGGGCCCAGCCGGGGCCGTCGCCGAGGCGCTGGTAACCAGAGCTGTTCCTGGGCGCGGCGACAGAGGCGAGGGTGGTGCCCTTGGTGTAGGGGGCAAGCGAGGCGGCGGCCTGCCGGGAGTCGGCGACAGGCGCCTGAGCGGCGGTGGCGGCCTCGCTGTCGGCCGGGCGGAGCCCGTAGCCGACGCCCGCGGAGAGCGAGACCGCTCCGGCGGCGGCGAGGACGGTACGGCGGTTGACCCCCAGAGCGGAGGTGGCGACAGAGCGTATGCGCGACATGGCGCGGTCTCCCCGGGTGCGAACGCGTCGGCAGTGGTCGCGGGCCGTCGCGGACGCGAACGCCCCGCTCGCTCTGGATGCTTGGCACCGGGGATGACCTGCGCGTGAACACGGTGGCAACGCACAGCGCCGATCACCGTACGTGGATCACGGGGTACCGGGCCCGGTCATGGAGTGGATCGCGGGCGTCTCAGGGGCAGTTACTCCTCGTTCATCTGACGGGGTAGGGGAGGGATCCCGGCGGTGAGATGACCGTTCGCGGGGCGTTCACGCCAGAGCCGCAGCGCGATGTCGACCAGGGCCACCCGGTTCAGGTCCGGTACGGCCGAAAGATCCTGCCATGCCGCGAAATCGGTGGATCCGCCGACCTCGTACCGGAGTTCGCCGCCGACGACCTCTCCCGCGTAGACGAGACGCAGCGCGTGGTGGTCGGTACGGCGGCCGACGCGGGGGTGGCCGGCCAGCCGGAGGGAGTCGACACCGAGGAGACCGGTCACCTCGATGCGGTATCCGGTCTCCTCGGCGACCTCACGGCGGACGGTGTCGTACGGGTCCTCGCCGTGGTCCATGCCGCCACCGGGCAGCACCCACTCGGGGGTTCCGTCGGGTCCCGGCGATCGGGCCAGCAGGATCTGTTCGTCGCGGACGCACACGGCGTAGGCCGCCACCCTCAACTTGCGCTGCATCGACCGACGTTAACCGCTGGGGTTGGCCGGTGAATACTCCGGCGCGGACCAGCGCAGGGGAAGGGCGGCCGGGGTCCACAGTGCCCGGGTGAGCGTGAAGCGGACGCCTCCGGCGGTGACGTCGGCGTGCGCCTCGCCCGTGAGCTGGAGGGTGTCGCCGGTGGTCCAGTCGAGGAAGAGCAGTCCGGCCCGGGGGTCGGTGCGCAGGTTGCCCAGGGTGAGGAACATGGCGTTGCCGGGGTAGTCCGGCCAGATCAGCTCGGTCGATGACGTGACCTGGACGAAGCCGGGGTTACCGCCCCGGTGGCTGACGTCGGCCCCGCCGGGGTGGACCGTGGCGAGGAAGAAGGTGTCGGCGGTCCGGATGAACTCCCTCTCGCGCGAGCCGAGTTCGCTCAGGCTGCGGGGGGTGCCGGGCGTGCGGTCGGCGACCGTTTCGTACGACTCCCTGCGTTGGATGTATTTGGGGCAGTTGGAGAAGACCTGGTCCGCCTCTATGGCGAAACCGCGGGGCGTCGGCCTCAGGCGGCCGTTGAGGCGCATGCGGCGGCGGGTGCGGGGGTCCAGGGCGATGGTGCCCATGTGGGTGCCGGGGGTCTTCAGCGCCGCCGCGAGAGGGTCCTGGCCACCCCGGCCGGCATCCGTGACGACCGACATCTGCCGGGGCCCGGTCGCCCGGACGAAGCCCGGCATGCCCGTGAGCGGTGAGGCCCATACCCTCCCCGTCTCCGGGTCCGCCGCGCCCACCATCAGCAGCGGCTGAATCTCCAGGAAGGCCGCCGCGACCGGCTTGATGCCCTGGCCCAGGGAGCGGCCCACATGCTCGGCGCGGTCGCGGACGCCCAGCAGTTCCTGAACGGCGAGCGAACCCGCGTGGTAGGTGCCCATGGCTAGAAGAAACCGCAGGTCGGGGCGTCCGCATGGGGGGCGGGGGCGCCGTCGGAGCCGAGGGGGGCGGAGATCTCCAGGCGGATGCCGTCGGGGTCGCGGAAGAAGATCCCGCCCGACGTCCCGCCCTCACGGTGGGCGACCACGCCCTCGTAGGCGAACTCCACTCCGGCGGCCCGCAACGCGCTCTCGTACTCACGGACGCGGTCGATCGAGTCGACCGTGAAGGCGAGGTGGTGCAGTCCGGGCCGGCCACTGTCGTACGACCCCTGCGCCTGCTGCCAGAGGGTGACGAGCGGGGCTCCACCGATCTCTCCCAGCATCGCCCAGCGCTGGTCGTCCTCCTTGCCCTCGGCGAGTACGGCGAAGCCGAGGAGGTCGCGGTAGAGGGCGAGTGAGCGGTCCAGGTCGGTGACGTTCAGACCTGCGTGCGCGATGCGCGGAGCCATGCTGTTCTCCTTCGAGACGTCTAACCTTCATAACGAGATTAAGAGGTTATGCAGGCGGAAGTCAACCGGTGACGTACGCTTTAGTGGTTAGCCAGAGAAGGAGCGCCCGATGTCCGCCGTCCGCGATCCCCGCCCGCTCACCGGTGAGCCCCTCGCGCTCGACCTGCTCAACACCCGGTGGAACCGGGAAGGCGTCACCCAGGACCTGCTCGCCGACACCGACGGGCTGGCGGTGTGGCTCGCGGGCAACGGGCTGGCCGGCGCCCACCCGGCCGACGCGGAGGTGCTGCGCCATCTGCACGAGGCCCGCGAGACGATCGCGGCCGCGGTGCACGGGTCACCGCGGGAAGCGGCGCCCCTCGTGGACGCCGTCCTGGCGCACGGGCGGATCCGGGCCCGGCTGACCGCCGACGGTCCCGCCGAGGAGCCGGAGTTCGCGGATCCGTCCTGGGGCCCGGCCTGGCTCGCCGCCCGGAACTATCTGGACCTGCTCGGCCGGGCCCCGGAGCGGATCCGCACCTGCTCCGGCGGCGGCTGCATACTGCACTTCTTCGACACGTCCCGGAACGGCACCCGCCGCTGGTGCTCGATGGCCGCGTGCGGCAACCGCGCGAAGGCGTCCCGGCATTACGCACGCTCGAAGGAGAGCTGACCCGTCACAGACCCGTAGCGGCCGTGCAGCGCAGAGGCGTACGTCACACCGCCGTGTGGCAGGGGTCCGTACGGGCAGGGGCGGGACAGCACAGCTTGCGGTGCGGGCCCCCGGCCGAGGGAATTCCTCCAGCCCAGCGGGGTGAACGGCGAAGGTGTGGAACCGTCGGCCGGGGAAGACGTATCCCACGCCTCGGGCACGTTCCGCAAAGAATTGGACAGGCGGACCGGGGTCGGCCGCATGATGGAAACGCCCCGGTCATGCGCCTGGTCATGGAAGAGACACAAAGAGGGAGTCACTGTGAGGGTCGGAATCGTCGGAGCCACCGGTCAGGTCGGCACGGTCATGCGCAGGATCCTCACGGAGCGGAACTTCCCGGTCACACAGCTGCGCCTGTTCGCCTCGGCCCGTTCGGCCGGCACCGTGCTGGACGGCGTGACGGTGGAGGACGCCACGACCGCCGACTACACCGGCCTGGACATCGTGCTCTTCTCGGCGGGCGGCGCGACCTCCAGGGCGCTGGCCGAAAAGGTCGCCTCCCAGGGCGCGGTCGTGATCGACAACTCCTCGGCCTGGCGCAAGGACCCCGAGGTCCCGCTGGTCGTCTCCGAGGTGAACCCGCACGCGGTCGCCGACCGCCCCAAGGGCATCATCGCCAACCCGAACTGCACCACGATGGCCGCGATGCCGGTCCTGAAGCCGCTGCACGAGGCGGCCGGCCTGGAAGCGCTCGTCGTCGCCACCTACCAGGCAGTGTCCGGCTCGGGCCTCGCGGGCGTGGCCGAGCTGCACGGCCAGGCGCAGAAGGTCGTCGCCGAGGCCGACAAGCTCACCCACGACGGCGCGGCGGTCGACTTCCCCGAACCGCAGGTCTACAAGCGGCCGATCGCCTTCAATGTGCTTCCGCTGGCGGGCTCGATCGTCGACGACGGTCTGAACGAGACCGACGAGGAGCAGAAGCTGCGCAACGAGTCCCGCAAGATCCTGGAGATCCCGGGCCTGAAGGTGTCCGGCACCTGTGTCCGTGTCCCGGTCTTCTCCGGCCACTCCCTCCAGGTCAACGCCCGCTTCGCCCGTCCGCTCTCCCCGGAGCGCGCGACCGAGCTGCTCGCGGGCGCCCCGGGCGTCGTCCTCTCCGACATCCCCACCCCGCTGCAGGCGGCCGGCCAGGACCCGTCGTACGTCGGCCGTATCCGCCGCGACGAGACGGTGGACAACGGCCTCGCGCTGTTCATCTCCAACGACAACCTCCGCAAGGGCGCCGCGCTGAACGCGGTGCAGATCGCGGAGCTGGTGGCAGCGGAGCTGTCCGCCGAGTAAGGCACCCGTACGGCAGGGGCGGTCACGGTCACGTGGCCGCCCCTCTCGTCTCCAGGGCGGCCGCCAGCAGCGCGAGCACCGCGCCCGTGACCAGCACGGCGGTCAGCCCGGGCCCGTCCGCGAGCCGCCCGCCGAGGAAGGCACCCAGCGCGATGGCGGCGTTGAACACCCCGGCGAACAGGGCCGACACCGCCTCCGGCAGCTCAGGGGCGGCCGCCGACAGGGCACGCTGGGCGGACACGGACACACCTCCGTACGCCAGTCCCCACACCAGGAGCAAGGCGACCGACACGGCCGTGGATCCGGCGGCCGGGACCAGGAGCAGCACGACGGCGCCGAGGACGCAGGAGATCAGCCGCAGGGCGCGGCGCGGATCGCGGGCCGCGAGCGCGCCGCCCGCGAAGTTCCCGGCGACGCCCGCGAGTCCGTAGCCGAGGAGCAGAGCGCTGACCAGGTCCGGTCCGGTGCCCGGCGTCCGCTGCAGGACGGGACGGACGTACGTGTAGGCGGCGAAGTGCCCGGTGACCAGCAGTGCGACGGTGATCAGCCGCCACCGGACCCGGGTGACGCGCAGCAGCCGGGGAAACGCATCGAGGCGGACGGCGCCTTCGGCGGGCAGCGGTGGCAGGGCGACCGCGAGCCCGGCCGCCACCAGGACCGCGGTGCCGGCCATCGCGGCGAAGGCCCACCGCCAGCCCGCCACCGCGCCGAGGAAGGTCCCCGCGGGCACGCCGAGCACCGAGGCGACCGCGATCCCGCTGAAGACCAGAGCGGTGGCCCGCCCGGCACCCGGCCCCGGCACCAGCCGCGCGCCGAGCCCCGCAGCCACCGCCCACACCCCGCCGATGCACACCCCGACCAGCAGCCGGGCGGCGAGCAGCAGCGGGAAGCCGGGGGCGAGGGCGGCGAGCAGATTGGCGGCGGCGAGCAGGAGCAGCAGCGCGCACAGCACCGTACGCCGGTCGGCGCGGCGCACGGCGACCGGCAGCAGCGGGGCGGCGAGCGCGGCGACGAGTCCCGGCAGGGTGACCGCGAGACCCGCGGTGCCGTCGGAGACGCCCAGGCCCGCACCGAGCGAGGTGAGCAGGCCGACGGGGAGCATCTCGCTGGTGACGATGCTGAAAGTGGCGGCAGCGAGGGCGAGCACGGCGCCCCAGGCACGGCTGCGCCGCGTGTCCGATGTGGTCCTGAGCTGGGTGGAAGCCATACCCGAGAGCCTTTTACGAACCCGGTCGGGGAACAACGGCGAAGTACTCACCCTTGCATGAGTGAGAGTGATCGACGGGGGGAGGCTGTGTGTCCGGGCTGGAACTGCGGGAGTTGGAGTGCTTTCTGGTGCTCGCCGAGGAGCTGCACTTCGGCCGGACCGGGGACCGGCTGTTCGTCTCGCAGAGCCGGGTGAGCCAGCTGCTGGCCGCGCTGGAACGCCGGGTCGGCGCCCGCCTGGTGCACCGCTCGAGTCGCCGGGTGGCCCTGACCCCGCTCGGCGAACGCTTCCTGGAACGGCTGCGCCCGGCGTACGGCGCCCTGGACGCGGCGGTGGCCGACGCTCGGGCGGTGGCCCGGGGCGGGGCGGGTCCGCTGCGGCTGGGCTTCCAGGGCTCGGCCTGCGCGGGACTGCTGGAGGTGGTCGCGGCCTTCGAGGCGGCGGCCACGTCCCGGAGCACCGACCTGGTGGAGGTGCCGTACGCGGATCCGTTCGGGGCGGTGCGGCAGGGTGCGGTGGACGCGGCGGTGGTGCTGCTGCCGGTCGAGGAACCGGACCTGGTCCTCGGCCCGGTCTTCCCCGGGCAGCGGCACACGCTGGCCGTTTCCCGCCGCCACCCCTTCGCCGCCCGCGACCGGATCGGCGCGGCGGACCTCGCCGCCGTACCGATGATCGGGGCGGCGGCGCCGGCGCCCGCGTACTGGCGTGCCGCCCACGCCCCCGGCGCGCTGCCCGGTCCGTCGGCCGGCACCTTGCAGGAGGCCCTGTCGCTGGCCGCCGCCGACCGGGGCGCACTGCTGCTGTGCCGTCCCACGGCCGCCCGCCACCCCCGCGACGACGTCGCCTACATTCCCGTGGACGGCGTGCCCGACTCGGTGCTGGGCCTGGTGTGGCACCGGGAGGCGGAGACGGAGACGGTACGGGAGTTCGCGCGGGCGCTGGCGGACTCGTCCCTGGTGCGCGAGGATCGCTGACCCGAAGCCCCGTGGGAGGTGGCCGTGGAGACCTGTGCGAGCTGTGGCGGTCCGCTTCCGGCGCGGGCCGGCCGCCGGGGCCGTAGCTCGGTGTACTGCTCGGCGGCCTGCCGGCAGAAGGCGTACCGGGAGCGGCAGGACGGCGGCACGGACCTGGAGGAGCTGATCGACTCGGTCGGCCGGCAGGCGGGTTCCCTGGTGCCGAGGCCTGCCTCCGCCCTGTACGCGGGCGTGAGCGAACTGTCCGACTCCGTGGCCCGGTTGCGCCGCATCGCGCGTCTCGCACGGGAGGCGGCGGACGCTCAGGAGACGGCGGTCGCGCGGGAGCCGGTGGGCGGATCCGTCACGCAAGCGCGCGTGACGGAATTCGACGAGACTCATTTCGCCGCGCTCACCGAGTCGTACCGCCGTGAGATCCGCGCCCACTGCTACCGCATGACCGGCTCCTACGACGACGCCGAGGACCTGGTGCAGGAGACGTTCCTGCGCGCCTGGCGGGCCCGGGACGGCTATCAGGGCCGGGCGAGCGCCCGTACCTGGCTGTACCGCATCGCCACCAACGCCTGCCTGGACTTCCAGCGCCGTACCGCCCGCCGCCCGCAGCGCTACGAGCCGCTGCCCGGCATGGACCACGGTGCCGGAGAGCCGCCCGCCCGTCTCACCTGGCTGCAGCCCTACCCGGACGACGAGCTGCCGGACAGCGCCGCGGAAGCGCGCGAGACCGTCGAGCTGGTGCTGCTCGCCGCGCTGCAGCACCTGCCCGCCCGCCAGCGGGCCGCGCTCGTCCTGCGCGACCTGCTGGGACTCACCGCCGCCGAGACCGCCCAGGCCCTCGACACCTCAGTGGCCTCGGTGAACAGCGCGCTGCAACGCGCCCGTCCGGCGCTGCGCGAGCAGCTGCCCGCGAGCCGTACGGACTGGCAGGCCGCCCCGACCACGGATGCCCAGCGGGCCGCGCTGCAGCGGTACATGGCAGCGGCCGAGCGGCTCGACTTCGACGCGATGGCCGAGCTGCTCGCCGAGGACGTCACGCTCACGATGCCGCCGAACCCGTTCTGGTTCACGGGCCGCGACGCGCTCCTCGCCTTCCTCCGCCCGAGCCTCGACCCCGCGTCCCCCATGTTCCTGGGCCACTGGCGGCACCTGCCCGCCCGCGCCAACGGGCAGCCGGCGGCCGGGGGTTACGTCCGCCGCCCCGGTACGCGTGTCTACCGTGCCCAGGTCCTGGACGTGCTCCGCTTCGACGACGAGGGCCGCGTCACGGAGATCACCTCCTTCGAACCGCACCTCTTCCC
The genomic region above belongs to Streptomyces sp. CG1 and contains:
- a CDS encoding aspartate-semialdehyde dehydrogenase, which translates into the protein MRVGIVGATGQVGTVMRRILTERNFPVTQLRLFASARSAGTVLDGVTVEDATTADYTGLDIVLFSAGGATSRALAEKVASQGAVVIDNSSAWRKDPEVPLVVSEVNPHAVADRPKGIIANPNCTTMAAMPVLKPLHEAAGLEALVVATYQAVSGSGLAGVAELHGQAQKVVAEADKLTHDGAAVDFPEPQVYKRPIAFNVLPLAGSIVDDGLNETDEEQKLRNESRKILEIPGLKVSGTCVRVPVFSGHSLQVNARFARPLSPERATELLAGAPGVVLSDIPTPLQAAGQDPSYVGRIRRDETVDNGLALFISNDNLRKGAALNAVQIAELVAAELSAE
- a CDS encoding MFS transporter, whose translation is MASTQLRTTSDTRRSRAWGAVLALAAATFSIVTSEMLPVGLLTSLGAGLGVSDGTAGLAVTLPGLVAALAAPLLPVAVRRADRRTVLCALLLLLAAANLLAALAPGFPLLLAARLLVGVCIGGVWAVAAGLGARLVPGPGAGRATALVFSGIAVASVLGVPAGTFLGAVAGWRWAFAAMAGTAVLVAAGLAVALPPLPAEGAVRLDAFPRLLRVTRVRWRLITVALLVTGHFAAYTYVRPVLQRTPGTGPDLVSALLLGYGLAGVAGNFAGGALAARDPRRALRLISCVLGAVVLLLVPAAGSTAVSVALLLVWGLAYGGVSVSAQRALSAAAPELPEAVSALFAGVFNAAIALGAFLGGRLADGPGLTAVLVTGAVLALLAAALETRGAAT
- a CDS encoding LysR family transcriptional regulator, which translates into the protein MSGLELRELECFLVLAEELHFGRTGDRLFVSQSRVSQLLAALERRVGARLVHRSSRRVALTPLGERFLERLRPAYGALDAAVADARAVARGGAGPLRLGFQGSACAGLLEVVAAFEAAATSRSTDLVEVPYADPFGAVRQGAVDAAVVLLPVEEPDLVLGPVFPGQRHTLAVSRRHPFAARDRIGAADLAAVPMIGAAAPAPAYWRAAHAPGALPGPSAGTLQEALSLAAADRGALLLCRPTAARHPRDDVAYIPVDGVPDSVLGLVWHREAETETVREFARALADSSLVREDR
- a CDS encoding RNA polymerase subunit sigma-70 — encoded protein: MAVETCASCGGPLPARAGRRGRSSVYCSAACRQKAYRERQDGGTDLEELIDSVGRQAGSLVPRPASALYAGVSELSDSVARLRRIARLAREAADAQETAVAREPVGGSVTQARVTEFDETHFAALTESYRREIRAHCYRMTGSYDDAEDLVQETFLRAWRARDGYQGRASARTWLYRIATNACLDFQRRTARRPQRYEPLPGMDHGAGEPPARLTWLQPYPDDELPDSAAEARETVELVLLAALQHLPARQRAALVLRDLLGLTAAETAQALDTSVASVNSALQRARPALREQLPASRTDWQAAPTTDAQRAALQRYMAAAERLDFDAMAELLAEDVTLTMPPNPFWFTGRDALLAFLRPSLDPASPMFLGHWRHLPARANGQPAAGGYVRRPGTRVYRAQVLDVLRFDDEGRVTEITSFEPHLFPAFGLPLRL